In one Cyanobacteriota bacterium genomic region, the following are encoded:
- the fusA gene encoding elongation factor G has translation MARKIKYEDYRNIGIAAHIDAGKTTTTERVLFFSGKIHKIGEVHEGTSVTDWMEQEKERGITITAAAISTEWKGKFINLIDTPGHVDFTIEVERSMRVLDGVIICLCSVGGVQPQTKTVWRQADRYKVPRLVFVNKMDRQGADFFRVVKQLQKEVRVNARPLQYPIGSEDQFKGIADLLEKKTYVHKDDVGSDIEITDGFPADIADECAVLRTELIESIAENDDAMMNKYLEEGEEAFTVEELKTGLHNAVAKLQVIPVLCGSAFKNKGVQKLLDAVIDYLPNPLEVEAIKGLDLNDNEVTRECDDNKPMAALAFKVMTDPFVGRLTFIRMYSGVINSGSYVYNASRRGKERVSRLIKLQSDDRQEIEDIRAGDICAVVGFKDTTTGDTICDEKNQVILESLHIPEPVISVAIEPATKVDQEKLSSALHKLAEEDPTFRVKVDHETGQTIISGMGELHLEILVDRLKREFQVDATVGKPQVAYRESIRKPATVDMKYAKQSGGRGQYGHVVIDFEPAPIGKKEDGEEHPPLVFINKIVGGIIPKEYIPAVEKGIKEAMAGGVLAGYEVLGVQATLKHGSYHDVDSNEMAFGIAGSMALKEGVAKASPAILEPVMKVDIEVPEEFMGDVIGDISARRGRIDKMETDKGLSQVATVVPLANMFGYATDIRNKTKGQGTFTMEFLAYEEVPANVAEEIKTGKQKATA, from the coding sequence ATGGCACGTAAAATTAAGTACGAAGATTATAGAAATATTGGGATTGCTGCGCACATTGATGCTGGTAAAACTACTACAACTGAGAGAGTTTTATTCTTCTCGGGCAAGATTCACAAAATTGGTGAAGTTCATGAAGGTACATCAGTTACTGACTGGATGGAACAAGAGAAAGAGCGTGGTATTACGATTACTGCAGCGGCAATTTCAACAGAATGGAAAGGCAAATTTATTAATCTAATTGATACTCCGGGTCACGTTGACTTTACGATTGAAGTTGAACGTTCTATGCGTGTGCTTGATGGTGTGATTATTTGTTTGTGTTCAGTTGGTGGTGTTCAACCCCAAACTAAAACAGTTTGGAGACAAGCTGATAGATATAAAGTTCCACGTCTCGTTTTTGTAAACAAAATGGATAGACAAGGTGCTGATTTCTTTAGAGTTGTTAAACAACTACAGAAAGAGGTTCGTGTGAATGCCAGACCACTACAGTATCCTATTGGTTCTGAAGATCAATTCAAAGGTATTGCAGATTTGCTTGAGAAAAAAACATATGTCCATAAAGATGATGTTGGATCTGATATTGAAATAACAGATGGTTTCCCTGCTGATATTGCTGATGAGTGTGCAGTATTGAGAACAGAATTAATTGAGTCAATTGCAGAAAACGATGATGCGATGATGAATAAATATCTGGAAGAAGGTGAAGAGGCGTTTACTGTTGAAGAACTTAAAACAGGACTTCATAATGCAGTTGCTAAATTGCAAGTGATTCCTGTTCTTTGTGGTTCAGCTTTTAAAAATAAAGGTGTTCAAAAATTACTTGACGCTGTTATTGATTATTTACCTAATCCTCTTGAAGTAGAAGCTATTAAAGGTTTGGATCTGAACGATAATGAAGTTACTCGTGAATGTGATGACAATAAACCAATGGCTGCTCTTGCATTTAAAGTAATGACTGACCCGTTTGTTGGACGTCTTACTTTTATTAGAATGTATTCTGGTGTAATCAATTCTGGTTCTTACGTTTATAACGCAAGCAGACGCGGCAAAGAACGTGTGTCACGTTTGATCAAGCTTCAGTCTGATGATAGACAAGAGATTGAAGATATTCGTGCTGGTGATATTTGTGCGGTTGTTGGTTTTAAAGATACAACTACTGGAGATACTATCTGTGATGAGAAGAATCAAGTTATTCTTGAGTCACTTCACATCCCTGAGCCGGTTATTTCAGTTGCTATTGAGCCAGCTACTAAAGTAGACCAAGAGAAACTATCTTCAGCGCTTCACAAGTTGGCTGAAGAGGATCCTACCTTCAGAGTGAAAGTAGATCACGAAACTGGTCAAACAATTATTTCTGGTATGGGTGAGCTTCACTTGGAAATTCTTGTAGATAGACTCAAGCGTGAATTCCAAGTAGACGCTACTGTTGGTAAGCCGCAAGTAGCTTATAGAGAGAGTATCCGCAAACCTGCTACTGTTGATATGAAATATGCTAAGCAGTCTGGTGGTCGTGGTCAATATGGTCACGTTGTTATTGATTTTGAACCAGCTCCAATTGGTAAGAAAGAAGATGGCGAAGAGCATCCTCCACTTGTATTTATCAACAAGATTGTTGGTGGTATTATTCCAAAAGAATATATTCCAGCTGTTGAGAAAGGTATCAAAGAAGCTATGGCAGGTGGGGTATTGGCTGGTTACGAAGTACTTGGTGTACAAGCAACGCTTAAGCATGGTTCTTACCATGATGTTGACTCGAACGAGATGGCATTTGGTATCGCTGGATCTATGGCGCTTAAAGAGGGTGTTGCAAAAGCAAGTCCTGCAATTCTTGAGCCTGTAATGAAAGTAGATATTGAAGTACCTGAAGAATTTATGGGTGATGTTATCGGTGATATCTCTGCAAGACGTGGACGTATTGATAAGATGGAAACAGACAAAGGACTTTCACAAGTTGCTACTGTAGTGCCTCTTGCAAATATGTTTGGTTATGCTACTGATATTCGTAACAAAACTAAAGGTCAAGGTACATTTACTATGGAGTTCTTGGCTTACGAAGAAGTTCCTGCTAATGTGGCTGAAGAGATTAAGACTGGCAAACAAAAAGCCACCGCATAA
- a CDS encoding anhydro-N-acetylmuramic acid kinase, with protein sequence MLVLGVNTGTSVDGVDFSLVDWDLNDLKNYRIVKEQSYQFDPQVKHDVEILIGKQRGSLEEISNLNFLYSQFIAALVREFQKDITEKIELIGMHGQTIFHGEKSTFQLGNPSIVAELTGISTAADFRSADIAAGGCGAPLTSYLDHIVIRCQTESRATLNLGGIANITVMQVGQDTIAYDTGPANTLIDLLSRKLFHMDFDKDGKIAATGKVDVSFVDKLISKTAYFDQSAPKSTGRELFDEKYADKFLDLGNKDNILATVTYFTAKTISNELQKYNLKKVYISGGGMRNKFIMENLKQLNPDVEFLSHREFNINCQYKEAILFSLLAFTCYHKIPNNLTSSTGARRATILGVLAQR encoded by the coding sequence ATGCTCGTTCTTGGTGTAAATACAGGTACCTCCGTCGATGGAGTGGACTTTAGCTTAGTTGATTGGGATTTGAATGATCTCAAGAACTATCGTATTGTCAAAGAACAGAGTTATCAATTTGATCCACAGGTAAAACATGATGTTGAGATCTTAATTGGTAAGCAAAGAGGCAGCCTTGAAGAGATTTCTAATCTCAATTTCCTTTATAGTCAGTTTATTGCAGCTTTGGTTCGAGAGTTTCAAAAAGATATCACTGAAAAAATAGAATTGATTGGCATGCATGGACAAACTATTTTTCATGGTGAGAAGAGCACCTTTCAATTGGGTAATCCTAGTATCGTTGCCGAACTTACTGGTATCAGTACTGCTGCTGATTTTAGGTCTGCTGATATTGCAGCTGGTGGTTGCGGCGCACCTTTAACAAGCTATCTTGATCATATTGTAATTCGCTGCCAGACTGAGTCAAGGGCGACACTCAATCTTGGTGGTATCGCCAATATTACGGTGATGCAGGTTGGACAAGATACCATTGCTTATGATACGGGTCCGGCGAATACCTTAATTGATTTACTCAGTAGAAAATTATTCCATATGGATTTTGATAAGGATGGCAAGATTGCAGCAACTGGTAAAGTTGATGTTAGTTTTGTTGATAAATTAATTTCTAAAACAGCGTACTTTGATCAGTCTGCCCCAAAATCTACGGGGCGTGAATTATTTGATGAGAAGTATGCTGATAAATTTCTTGATCTTGGTAACAAAGACAATATCTTGGCAACTGTGACTTACTTTACTGCTAAGACCATTAGTAATGAGCTGCAAAAATATAATTTAAAGAAGGTATATATTTCTGGCGGAGGGATGCGTAATAAATTCATCATGGAAAACCTTAAGCAATTGAATCCAGACGTAGAATTCTTGTCTCATCGTGAATTTAATATTAATTGTCAATACAAAGAAGCTATATTGTTCTCCTTGCTAGCATTTACCTGTTATCATAAGATACCGAATAACCTTACTAGTTCAACGGGTGCAAGACGTGCCACAATTCTAGGGGTTTTAGCGCAGAGATAA
- a CDS encoding aminodeoxychorismate/anthranilate synthase component II produces MPKVLVIDNYDSFVYNLVQYFAELGAETIVWRNDEYPIDQVVNEVAKVKPSHILISPGPGKPKDSGISLEIIREFKGKIPILGVCLGMQAMGELHGAKVVHAPELMHGKTSEITHMGTHAIFKDIPETFIATRYHSLVVDRASLDAAPQLVLEAEVDGIVMALSHRDYPSLIGVQYHPESILSEYGHKLLSNFLEIA; encoded by the coding sequence ATGCCAAAAGTCCTAGTGATCGACAACTACGATTCCTTCGTCTACAACCTCGTCCAGTACTTCGCTGAGCTTGGTGCTGAGACTATCGTTTGGCGTAACGATGAGTATCCTATCGATCAAGTTGTTAATGAAGTAGCAAAGGTGAAGCCAAGTCATATACTTATTTCTCCTGGTCCAGGCAAGCCTAAAGACTCAGGAATTAGTCTTGAGATTATCCGTGAGTTCAAGGGTAAGATTCCTATTTTGGGAGTTTGCCTTGGCATGCAAGCGATGGGCGAGCTGCATGGAGCTAAAGTAGTGCATGCTCCAGAATTAATGCACGGCAAGACTAGTGAAATAACTCATATGGGCACTCATGCCATTTTTAAAGATATACCAGAGACCTTTATTGCGACTCGTTATCACTCTCTTGTGGTTGATAGAGCTAGTTTAGATGCTGCTCCACAGCTTGTTTTAGAAGCAGAGGTTGATGGGATTGTTATGGCTTTAAGTCATAGAGATTATCCAAGTTTGATTGGAGTGCAATATCATCCAGAGTCTATTTTGAGTGAGTATGGACATAAATTACTAAGTAATTTCCTTGAAATTGCCTAG
- the pyk gene encoding pyruvate kinase, with the protein MTTSKKNSLTKIVATLGPSSDNEATIRNMIEAGMSVARINCSHGDWQDRKDRIELIRRLSIEYKRPIGILVDLQGPKIRTGTLPEGGIEISINETIVLTVDESAADYKANPRKVFIRNYPELPTEVTPGQRILLDDGLLRLEVVSIQDSDVITRVMVGGILKSNKGVNLPESKQLGLVAITAKDRADIVEAVKVGADFIALSFVRQAADIIELKQLVNAQKPACPIKLIAKIEKPQAMEHLDEILQEVDGVMVARGDLGVELEPEKVPLLQKKIIRDANLRGKFVITATQMMESMINSPFPTRAEVSDVANAILDGTDAVMLSGETAAGAYPVEAVNYMRKVALEVETGGDIQVAQRDIHDGDYTEDEVNYIAIAQSINNFAKIAHIKNIVAFSCSGRSIQRISKLRPKANLIAATTYEHTYRYLSIIWGVTPIYFDRVHRTTQTIMNIEDRLIGDGYIEKGETIVITGGIPIAARSTANFLKVHKCDGSMKEQIKTQEERFKDCLVNS; encoded by the coding sequence ATGACAACATCAAAGAAGAACTCACTTACCAAAATTGTAGCGACACTGGGACCATCTAGTGACAATGAAGCTACTATTCGCAATATGATCGAAGCAGGTATGAGCGTTGCTCGAATCAATTGCTCACATGGAGATTGGCAAGATCGCAAAGACAGAATCGAACTTATTAGACGTCTTTCTATTGAATACAAAAGACCAATCGGAATTTTGGTTGACTTACAAGGTCCCAAAATTAGAACTGGAACTTTACCTGAGGGTGGAATTGAAATTTCTATTAATGAAACTATCGTATTGACTGTCGATGAGTCGGCAGCTGATTATAAGGCTAACCCTCGCAAAGTTTTTATTCGTAACTACCCAGAATTGCCTACTGAAGTGACTCCAGGACAGAGAATCCTTTTGGATGATGGTCTTTTGAGATTAGAAGTTGTTTCTATTCAAGATAGTGATGTGATCACTAGAGTGATGGTAGGCGGAATACTGAAGTCTAACAAGGGTGTTAATTTACCTGAGTCCAAACAATTGGGGCTTGTTGCCATCACTGCTAAAGATAGAGCAGATATTGTAGAAGCCGTTAAAGTAGGTGCTGATTTTATCGCATTGTCTTTTGTTAGACAAGCGGCAGATATTATTGAGCTGAAACAATTAGTTAATGCTCAGAAGCCAGCATGTCCAATCAAACTGATTGCCAAGATTGAAAAACCTCAGGCGATGGAACACCTTGATGAAATTCTTCAAGAAGTAGATGGAGTTATGGTTGCTAGAGGAGATCTAGGGGTTGAATTAGAGCCTGAGAAAGTGCCTTTGTTACAGAAAAAAATTATTCGTGATGCCAATCTTCGTGGCAAGTTTGTGATTACTGCAACTCAAATGATGGAATCGATGATCAATAGTCCGTTTCCTACTAGAGCTGAAGTGAGTGATGTTGCCAATGCCATTCTTGATGGTACAGATGCCGTGATGCTTTCTGGGGAAACTGCTGCTGGAGCTTATCCTGTTGAAGCTGTCAACTATATGCGCAAGGTCGCTCTTGAAGTTGAAACTGGCGGTGATATTCAAGTTGCTCAAAGAGATATTCACGACGGTGATTATACTGAGGATGAAGTAAACTATATTGCAATCGCTCAGTCGATTAACAATTTTGCCAAGATTGCTCATATTAAAAACATAGTGGCGTTTTCTTGTTCTGGTAGAAGTATTCAACGTATTTCAAAATTGAGACCCAAGGCTAATTTAATTGCAGCTACTACTTATGAGCATACCTATCGTTACCTTTCGATTATTTGGGGAGTGACTCCTATCTATTTTGATAGAGTTCATAGAACAACTCAAACCATTATGAATATTGAAGATAGGCTGATTGGCGATGGTTATATAGAGAAGGGTGAAACTATTGTTATTACTGGTGGTATTCCAATTGCGGCAAGAAGTACAGCGAACTTCCTTAAAGTACACAAGTGTGATGGCTCAATGAAAGAACAGATTAAAACACAAGAAGAAAGATTTAAAGACTGTCTTGTGAATAGTTAG